From Halobacteriovorax sp. GB3, a single genomic window includes:
- a CDS encoding M24 family metallopeptidase, with protein MNMNLSPEKIKKNYELLSSFMKENDLDVFYISSFDNFLNEYVPTEECHRYYYTGFTGSMAELLVVASHFDSAGVKLFVDGRYHEQADKEVDSSYCHVQKCPFHPDIAVYMENLLKELQEIKGGALNIGIERERTSLGLYESHFLNHNVSAFESHRIGEFVGYKAYPIDQAGSLLDEGLGLSSFEQKRERVLKKDQALFINAIDGLSWLLNIRAYQLPNQSSLAAKAFVTNEKVTLFVDDMSYVDESILSKYEVILSAKASMETFFKSQENVKEVLFDPNQTSFGDFEILKDFFGDKLHKQVNLLTRFSSIKEEAELKLIKEAFESGDTAIFNALNEIYSLYEANEKVSEKQAYDIVGRSYENEGSKAQSFKTISAAGPNGSIMHYSVPSSEAFLTKGELYLLDSGGYFRAGFATDTTRTILLGESATAKQKEIYTLVLKGLLQVQNAIFPQGTLGSQIDALARSAMWAKGYDYAHGTGHGVGVNVHEGCFRLSPTSLIPLKANQVGSIEPGIYIPGYGGVRLENIAIVKKHPEFEGMLCFENLVWIGFDHKLIDRSIMTEQELIWLDEYENECLRRKRSFV; from the coding sequence ATGAATATGAATCTATCACCGGAAAAAATTAAAAAGAACTACGAACTTCTTTCATCATTTATGAAAGAGAATGATCTCGATGTTTTCTACATTTCGAGTTTCGATAACTTTTTAAATGAATATGTTCCAACAGAAGAGTGTCATCGTTACTACTACACGGGCTTTACGGGATCAATGGCCGAGCTTTTAGTTGTGGCCTCTCATTTTGATAGTGCTGGAGTGAAACTCTTTGTGGATGGTCGCTATCACGAACAGGCCGATAAAGAAGTAGATTCAAGTTATTGCCATGTTCAAAAGTGCCCTTTTCATCCCGATATTGCCGTTTATATGGAAAATCTTTTAAAAGAGCTGCAAGAGATTAAGGGAGGCGCTCTCAATATTGGTATCGAGCGTGAGAGAACGAGTCTTGGACTGTATGAATCTCATTTTCTAAACCATAACGTTTCGGCTTTTGAGAGTCATCGTATAGGAGAGTTCGTTGGATATAAGGCCTATCCAATTGATCAGGCAGGGTCTTTATTGGATGAAGGGCTAGGGCTAAGCTCATTTGAACAAAAGAGAGAGAGAGTTCTTAAGAAAGATCAGGCCTTGTTTATTAATGCAATTGATGGCCTTTCATGGCTTCTCAATATCCGCGCCTATCAGTTGCCAAATCAAAGCTCTCTTGCGGCCAAGGCCTTTGTTACTAATGAAAAGGTTACATTATTTGTTGATGACATGAGTTATGTAGATGAATCGATTCTTTCTAAGTATGAAGTGATTCTAAGTGCGAAAGCATCAATGGAGACGTTTTTTAAAAGTCAGGAGAATGTAAAAGAGGTCCTCTTTGATCCCAATCAAACTTCTTTTGGCGATTTTGAGATCTTAAAGGATTTCTTTGGAGATAAATTACATAAGCAGGTTAATCTTCTTACTCGTTTTTCTAGCATTAAAGAAGAAGCGGAGCTTAAGTTGATTAAAGAAGCCTTTGAATCGGGAGACACCGCCATTTTTAATGCCCTTAATGAAATTTACTCTCTCTATGAAGCAAACGAGAAGGTAAGCGAAAAACAGGCCTATGATATCGTTGGACGCTCTTATGAAAACGAGGGCTCAAAGGCCCAGAGTTTTAAAACCATTTCTGCCGCTGGACCAAATGGCTCAATCATGCACTACTCAGTTCCTTCGAGTGAAGCATTTTTAACGAAGGGTGAGTTGTATTTACTGGATTCTGGAGGCTACTTTAGGGCCGGATTTGCAACAGATACAACGCGCACAATCCTTCTTGGAGAAAGTGCAACAGCTAAGCAAAAAGAAATTTATACACTCGTTCTCAAGGGTCTTCTTCAAGTTCAAAATGCCATTTTTCCACAAGGGACTCTCGGTTCACAAATTGATGCTTTGGCAAGAAGCGCCATGTGGGCCAAAGGTTATGACTATGCCCATGGAACGGGACATGGTGTAGGGGTCAATGTTCACGAAGGTTGTTTTAGACTTTCTCCAACTTCGCTAATTCCTCTTAAGGCCAATCAAGTTGGTTCAATTGAGCCTGGTATTTATATTCCAGGTTATGGAGGGGTTCGCCTTGAAAATATCGCCATCGTCAAAAAACATCCTGAGTTTGAGGGGATGTTATGCTTTGAAAATTTAGTTTGGATTGGCTTTGACCATAAGTTGATTGATCGCTCAATTATGACTGAACAAGAGTTAATTTGGCTCGATGAATATGAAAATGAATGCCTTAGACGAAAGAGGTCTTTCGTCTAA
- a CDS encoding matrixin family metalloprotease, whose protein sequence is MIHLLLLLLIPFSAKAYTLNNNLAATFDNEEVKVYYADNCNEVSLTQSDWDYVITEAGNRFWNTVPTSKLKLVNGGMKTVDSKFHDDSLCTNTGDTCEINSDLVVSDNILVSCNDNTTNFSSGSILAKAIPNNTSGKTIIGAIVLVNDTSSSAFKDLSMDEKISVVSHEIGHALGLGHSEYKDNLMHAESSSSREKLGWDDIDGISYLYPKEQPFAGFCSTIDVSKNTPPKSGPGKFPLLFLLLIMALGTLSSKAIKKTY, encoded by the coding sequence ATGATTCATCTCCTTCTCCTCCTTCTGATACCCTTTTCGGCCAAAGCCTATACGCTCAATAACAACCTTGCAGCGACTTTTGATAATGAAGAAGTGAAAGTCTATTATGCCGATAATTGCAATGAAGTTTCTCTCACTCAAAGTGACTGGGACTATGTCATTACTGAGGCGGGGAATCGGTTTTGGAATACCGTCCCAACGAGTAAGCTAAAGCTTGTCAACGGTGGGATGAAAACGGTTGATAGTAAATTTCACGATGACTCTCTTTGTACAAATACAGGTGATACTTGCGAGATTAATAGTGATCTTGTTGTCAGTGATAATATTCTTGTCTCATGTAATGATAATACGACAAACTTTTCAAGTGGCTCTATCTTAGCAAAAGCAATACCCAATAACACGAGTGGAAAAACAATTATTGGTGCAATTGTTTTAGTGAATGATACAAGTTCAAGTGCCTTTAAAGACCTCTCTATGGACGAAAAAATTAGTGTCGTCTCACATGAAATTGGTCATGCCTTAGGACTTGGCCACTCTGAATATAAAGACAACCTCATGCATGCTGAGAGTTCTTCATCAAGAGAAAAGCTTGGTTGGGATGATATTGATGGAATTAGTTATCTGTACCCTAAAGAGCAACCATTTGCAGGCTTTTGTTCAACAATCGATGTATCAAAGAACACTCCTCCAAAGTCGGGCCCAGGAAAGTTTCCGCTTCTCTTTCTTCTGCTCATTATGGCCCTAGGAACTTTAAGCTCTAAGGCCATTAAGAAAACATACTAG
- a CDS encoding energy transducer TonB: MEIEHRHSLLFSKLMKISLCVVVLFHSGILFYQKRDLIKSIVYSKDNFQKSQERTVVHFVAPKKVQPIQKLKKKAKTKSVQKKKVQTPPKKVTRANKAKKEVKKSAGINTLEAKLKSQIKDLILKNRYYPRMARRLGHEGVVEVKFTIGVDGRLVELSLDKESPYGTLNKGAMQTIRNIDRFPVEKELFLNNRYTITVPIEFSLE, encoded by the coding sequence ATGGAAATTGAACATCGCCATTCATTATTATTTTCAAAACTTATGAAGATAAGTCTCTGTGTGGTTGTTCTCTTTCACAGTGGTATTTTATTCTATCAAAAACGAGATCTCATTAAATCTATCGTCTATTCAAAAGATAATTTCCAAAAGAGCCAAGAGCGCACTGTCGTTCACTTTGTCGCACCTAAAAAGGTTCAGCCAATACAAAAGTTAAAAAAGAAGGCCAAGACAAAGAGTGTTCAAAAAAAGAAAGTACAAACACCTCCTAAGAAAGTAACGAGGGCCAATAAGGCAAAGAAAGAAGTTAAAAAATCTGCTGGGATCAATACTCTCGAAGCAAAATTAAAATCACAGATCAAAGATCTCATTCTTAAAAACCGCTATTATCCTCGTATGGCAAGACGTCTTGGTCATGAGGGCGTTGTCGAGGTTAAATTTACTATTGGTGTCGATGGAAGGTTGGTTGAGCTTTCTTTGGATAAAGAAAGCCCTTATGGAACGCTCAATAAAGGGGCAATGCAGACCATCCGGAATATTGATCGATTCCCTGTGGAAAAAGAACTCTTCTTGAACAATCGCTATACAATAACTGTTCCTATTGAATTCTCTCTTGAGTGA
- the murD gene encoding UDP-N-acetylmuramoyl-L-alanine--D-glutamate ligase: MAKKIAVFGLGKSGLSAMKLLSHLKDQVFLVNRGQFETWPDREEIEKYVDQSHCLSQEDPDTANLLTTMDEIILSPGIAREHEILRAALDRGVSVINEIELALRYLSAPVIAVTGTNGKTTTVSLIQEMMEKSGINSFLGGNIGVPLSDHALAVLKGENQASVLVLELSSFQLESLPSLAPKAACILNIYPNHGERYTSTDDYTLAKLNIYKKMDSMSTLYLPKDDEYLSRLAQNIPCQSVTLSTRESHVLDCLKEYDLSGFKLLGEHNLSNLMFATSLAKEAGATKEGIQAAMNSFCGVEYRLEYLETGLDCTIYNDAKSTNWDATLVALKSFEKRSAPLHLILGGALRGRGDEIAPYFEEIEKACDKVYLIGQAAKTLNQEISLRDKHSLEIEVCENLKEVYDRVVDSGYKGDLLFSPAFPSFDQYANYIERGKDFRAIFSGKND, translated from the coding sequence ATGGCAAAGAAAATAGCAGTGTTTGGATTAGGAAAATCAGGTCTTTCGGCCATGAAGCTTCTCAGTCACTTAAAAGATCAAGTATTTTTAGTTAATCGAGGTCAGTTCGAAACTTGGCCTGATCGCGAAGAAATTGAAAAATACGTCGATCAAAGTCATTGTCTTTCCCAAGAAGATCCAGATACGGCCAATCTTTTAACGACTATGGATGAGATTATTTTAAGCCCTGGTATAGCACGGGAACACGAGATTTTACGAGCTGCCCTTGATAGGGGTGTTAGTGTCATTAACGAGATTGAGCTGGCCCTTCGCTATTTAAGTGCTCCGGTTATCGCGGTAACAGGAACCAATGGCAAGACGACAACTGTCAGTCTCATTCAAGAGATGATGGAAAAAAGCGGAATCAATTCGTTTTTAGGAGGCAATATTGGTGTCCCTCTTAGCGATCATGCCCTTGCCGTTTTAAAGGGAGAAAATCAGGCCAGCGTTTTGGTTTTAGAGTTATCAAGCTTTCAGCTTGAAAGTCTTCCTTCTTTAGCGCCAAAGGCCGCGTGTATTCTCAACATCTATCCTAATCATGGTGAGCGATATACATCTACTGATGACTATACTTTGGCCAAATTAAATATCTATAAAAAGATGGATTCCATGAGCACTCTCTATCTTCCTAAAGATGATGAATATCTAAGTAGGCTCGCACAAAATATTCCCTGCCAAAGTGTTACTTTATCAACGAGAGAATCTCATGTGCTTGATTGTTTGAAAGAATACGACTTAAGCGGTTTTAAACTCCTTGGTGAGCACAATCTTTCTAATCTGATGTTTGCTACTTCTCTTGCCAAAGAGGCGGGAGCGACAAAGGAGGGGATTCAAGCTGCAATGAATAGTTTTTGTGGTGTTGAGTATCGTCTTGAGTACTTAGAGACTGGGCTTGATTGCACAATCTATAACGATGCTAAGAGCACGAATTGGGATGCCACACTTGTGGCACTTAAGTCTTTTGAAAAAAGATCTGCACCTCTTCATCTTATTTTGGGGGGGGCCTTGAGAGGGCGTGGTGATGAGATTGCTCCGTATTTTGAAGAAATCGAAAAGGCCTGTGATAAAGTTTATTTAATTGGGCAGGCCGCAAAGACTTTGAATCAAGAAATTTCTCTTAGGGATAAACACTCGCTTGAAATTGAGGTTTGTGAAAACTTAAAAGAGGTCTATGATAGGGTTGTTGATAGCGGTTATAAAGGGGATTTACTCTTTTCTCCGGCCTTTCCATCATTTGATCAATACGCGAATTATATTGAGAGAGGAAAGGATTTTAGAGCTATTTTTTCAGGAAAAAATGACTAA
- a CDS encoding serine hydrolase domain-containing protein: MKKTLCLLILSLVSLNSFPTMIGHSYGKFEKGIFSEVTHGLRAYKHKEKIKKNDPFHLGSNTKSMTAYMVAKLINRGDLSFETKISRILKMKMHESVSSITIGELLSQRSGLVIDLLSLDKGEFFKSFLKSKLSGKEDRKRLLSRVLSMKATGKKEYHYSNINHIILGHILEIVHQKDFVDILKSELFIPLKMEGCGLGAPGKSKRSPDAPWMHYQVAKKIYALPPGPLSDNPKVFSPAGRVHCPLSSWAKFLEETMRGIRGDSKTFKNAVRVVFYSTPKNSTYSYSGFISVYRGWARGYAYMHSGSNTLSSSLVWLAPSLNRFYVVAANSAFDDFHSELDKIIGTMIESR; the protein is encoded by the coding sequence TTGAAAAAGACTTTGTGTTTGTTGATACTTTCCCTTGTTAGTTTGAATAGCTTTCCTACTATGATTGGTCATAGTTATGGGAAGTTTGAAAAGGGAATCTTTAGTGAAGTCACTCATGGCCTACGCGCATACAAGCATAAAGAGAAAATCAAAAAGAATGACCCCTTTCATTTAGGTTCAAATACAAAATCAATGACTGCCTATATGGTGGCAAAGTTAATTAATCGCGGAGATCTTAGTTTTGAAACAAAGATTTCTCGTATTCTAAAAATGAAGATGCACGAAAGTGTTTCGTCAATTACGATTGGCGAGCTTCTATCCCAGCGATCAGGACTCGTTATCGATCTTCTCTCTCTCGATAAGGGAGAGTTTTTTAAGTCATTTTTAAAGTCTAAACTCTCTGGCAAAGAAGATCGCAAGAGACTTTTAAGCCGAGTGCTTTCTATGAAGGCCACGGGAAAAAAGGAATATCACTATAGCAATATCAATCACATTATTTTGGGCCATATCTTAGAGATTGTTCACCAAAAAGATTTTGTAGATATTTTAAAGAGTGAGCTCTTTATTCCTCTTAAGATGGAAGGTTGTGGTCTGGGTGCTCCTGGAAAAAGTAAGCGCTCTCCCGATGCCCCGTGGATGCACTATCAAGTGGCGAAAAAGATTTACGCTCTTCCCCCTGGGCCTTTAAGTGATAACCCGAAAGTTTTTTCTCCCGCCGGTCGAGTGCATTGCCCACTTAGTTCTTGGGCAAAGTTCTTAGAAGAGACCATGCGTGGAATTCGTGGGGACAGTAAGACATTTAAAAATGCTGTTCGAGTTGTCTTTTATTCTACACCTAAAAATTCAACTTATTCTTATAGTGGATTTATTAGTGTGTATCGAGGGTGGGCCAGAGGTTATGCCTATATGCACTCAGGTTCGAACACTTTAAGTTCTTCCCTGGTATGGCTTGCTCCAAGCTTAAATCGTTTCTATGTTGTCGCGGCCAATAGTGCTTTCGATGATTTTCATAGTGAACTCGATAAAATTATTGGAACTATGATCGAATCTCGTTGA
- a CDS encoding glutamine synthetase III family protein, whose amino-acid sequence MSSENLRSIAKTIAIDREERFFDRPVDQNGNYKRISEYYGENVFHFSDAHGIPENIRKELEEVSQTGKKLKREHADIVAKAVTEWALSKGATHFCHWFQPLTGSTAEKHDAFLDFDHHGLPIENLSASQLIQGEPDASSFPNGGSRATFEARGYTAWDMTSPMFLIEGQSGKTLCIPTAFVSYHGDALDIKTPLLRSISNLSDLACEFMQIIGFEETKRVSVTCGAEQEYFLIDKAFYFSRPDLVMTGRALVGADAKKNQQLDDHYFGAIPERVLNFMEELDLELHKLGIPAKTRHNEVAPGQFELAQIFREANIAADNNQLVMATIKEVALRHNFIALLHEKPFAGINGSGKHLNWSMATDQGVNLLEPGAEVHNNMRFLAVTSIVVEAVKRRAKLLRASIASAGNDHRLGANEAPPSIMSVFLGDTIGKIFTSIKEGKDIEKDVAVTLDMGAKQLVHLPKDNTDRNRTSPFAFTGNKFEFRAVGSAKAIGLPLCILNSAVAEVFVESNAFLKEEIAKGTDVEKALLKLTKKWTDSASEVIFNGDGYSDDWVQEAAKRGLPNLRTTADALDVFIDASETKYLREAKILSDSELQTRYHVLVERYCTLRAIEFDTQLSLVHKYIIPAALEYKKQVAETIRMQKDLGFDTNIEHDILKSLNLACESLFENARNLKNMINDQPEEGIERARKIANELYPMSEKIAGYCNELEEIIPDKLWELPTFYDMLYLR is encoded by the coding sequence ATGTCTAGTGAAAACCTTCGTAGTATTGCCAAAACAATTGCCATTGATAGGGAAGAGCGTTTTTTTGATCGTCCAGTAGATCAAAATGGGAATTACAAACGCATTAGTGAGTATTACGGGGAAAATGTTTTTCACTTTTCTGATGCTCACGGAATTCCTGAAAATATTAGAAAGGAACTTGAAGAAGTTTCTCAGACAGGAAAGAAGCTCAAGCGAGAGCATGCTGATATCGTAGCTAAAGCTGTAACAGAGTGGGCCCTTTCAAAAGGTGCAACTCACTTTTGTCACTGGTTTCAACCCTTAACGGGATCAACTGCTGAAAAGCATGATGCATTCTTAGACTTTGATCATCATGGACTCCCTATTGAGAACCTCTCAGCATCACAACTAATTCAAGGTGAACCAGATGCTTCAAGTTTTCCAAACGGTGGTTCGAGAGCTACTTTTGAAGCTCGCGGATACACGGCCTGGGACATGACATCACCGATGTTTCTGATCGAAGGACAAAGTGGAAAGACTCTTTGTATTCCAACGGCCTTTGTTTCTTATCATGGTGATGCTCTTGATATTAAAACTCCACTTTTAAGATCTATTTCAAATCTCTCTGATCTTGCCTGTGAGTTTATGCAGATTATTGGTTTTGAAGAGACAAAAAGAGTGAGCGTCACTTGTGGTGCTGAACAAGAGTATTTTCTCATCGACAAGGCCTTCTATTTTTCTCGCCCAGATTTAGTGATGACAGGACGTGCTCTTGTCGGTGCTGATGCTAAGAAGAACCAGCAGCTCGATGATCACTATTTTGGGGCCATTCCTGAGAGAGTTTTAAACTTCATGGAGGAACTCGATCTTGAGCTTCATAAGCTGGGAATTCCTGCTAAGACTCGTCACAATGAAGTCGCTCCTGGACAATTTGAACTTGCCCAAATTTTTAGAGAGGCCAATATTGCAGCTGATAACAATCAACTTGTCATGGCGACGATTAAAGAAGTGGCCCTTCGTCACAACTTTATCGCTCTTTTACATGAAAAGCCTTTTGCTGGTATTAATGGTTCTGGTAAGCACTTAAATTGGTCTATGGCCACAGATCAAGGAGTGAATCTTCTTGAGCCTGGTGCTGAAGTTCACAACAATATGCGCTTTTTGGCCGTAACAAGTATTGTAGTAGAAGCAGTTAAAAGAAGAGCAAAGCTTCTTCGTGCTTCCATTGCCTCTGCAGGTAACGATCACCGTCTAGGTGCCAATGAAGCTCCTCCAAGTATTATGTCTGTTTTTCTTGGTGATACGATTGGAAAGATTTTTACTTCCATTAAAGAAGGTAAAGATATTGAAAAAGATGTTGCCGTTACTCTCGATATGGGAGCGAAACAACTTGTTCACCTTCCAAAAGATAATACAGATAGAAATAGGACATCTCCTTTTGCCTTTACGGGAAATAAATTTGAATTTCGCGCCGTTGGTTCGGCCAAGGCGATTGGACTTCCTCTTTGTATTTTGAACTCAGCTGTTGCAGAAGTTTTCGTTGAGTCCAATGCTTTTTTAAAAGAAGAAATCGCGAAGGGAACTGATGTTGAAAAGGCCCTCTTAAAACTAACTAAGAAATGGACTGATTCGGCCAGTGAAGTTATTTTCAATGGCGATGGATACTCTGATGACTGGGTTCAAGAAGCTGCTAAGAGAGGTCTTCCTAATCTTAGAACGACAGCTGATGCTCTCGATGTTTTTATCGATGCATCTGAGACGAAGTACTTAAGAGAAGCAAAGATCTTGAGTGATTCTGAACTTCAGACTCGTTATCATGTCCTTGTAGAGAGATACTGTACTTTAAGAGCAATTGAATTTGATACACAACTTTCCCTTGTTCATAAGTATATTATCCCTGCGGCACTTGAGTATAAAAAGCAAGTGGCCGAGACGATTCGCATGCAAAAAGACTTAGGTTTTGATACGAATATTGAACACGATATTCTTAAGTCACTCAATCTTGCCTGTGAAAGTCTTTTTGAAAATGCTCGCAATCTTAAAAATATGATCAACGATCAACCTGAAGAGGGAATTGAAAGAGCAAGAAAAATTGCTAATGAGCTCTACCCAATGAGTGAAAAGATCGCTGGTTATTGTAATGAACTCGAAGAAATCATTCCTGATAAGCTTTGGGAACTACCAACTTTCTATGACATGCTTTATTTAAGATAA
- a CDS encoding methyltransferase: MDSKKLKYSEQFKEIREFLGDHDHLSRFEILNDYPAYQSRYEKSWLDKLKELSEEELYQVDTFGNPEVLKDHPMGSWLKRIKELTALDFEKLDNPKELPDWAFNKVKFKKRYEILKIGEWITHLKKKEGFSHLVDIGGGVGHLARVLSHYFGIETISLDANKTFQDLGKKRMNKYPRPEGAKELSFINMFFGADLKDEKDNQILEKVFSKEAISLGLHTCGPLAIGHMKTNLKFQTKGLLNFGCCYNKLDPLLDVNISEFAKKNPLAFNQFALTLATRGHCVMDLEEFRLKRTVKKYRYGLHLFLLEHEQTGDFLSVGEAHVKLYKGPFSDYLRSKYKEIGLTCSYDEEYINHFLEREDIKETLEEMFLCNVIRWQIGRVVEFYLLIDRALYLQEHDQEVELKQFFDEVVSPRNIGLFSLRKSEPS; encoded by the coding sequence ATGGACAGCAAAAAGCTCAAATACAGTGAACAGTTTAAAGAAATCAGAGAATTTCTCGGTGATCACGATCATTTGAGCCGCTTTGAAATACTTAATGACTATCCGGCCTATCAATCTCGCTATGAGAAATCATGGCTTGATAAACTCAAAGAACTCTCAGAAGAAGAACTTTATCAGGTCGACACTTTTGGTAATCCCGAAGTCTTAAAAGATCATCCCATGGGAAGCTGGCTTAAGAGAATAAAAGAACTCACCGCCCTTGATTTTGAAAAACTCGACAACCCAAAAGAACTTCCCGACTGGGCCTTTAATAAAGTTAAATTCAAAAAGCGCTATGAGATTTTAAAGATTGGTGAATGGATTACTCATCTTAAAAAAAAAGAGGGCTTTTCTCACTTAGTTGATATTGGAGGAGGAGTTGGTCACCTCGCTCGTGTTTTGTCCCACTATTTTGGAATAGAAACCATTAGCCTTGATGCCAATAAAACGTTCCAAGATCTTGGAAAAAAGCGCATGAATAAATACCCTAGACCAGAGGGCGCCAAGGAACTTTCATTCATTAACATGTTCTTTGGTGCCGATTTAAAAGATGAAAAAGATAATCAAATATTAGAAAAGGTATTTTCTAAAGAAGCGATCTCTCTTGGCCTTCACACTTGTGGCCCACTTGCCATTGGTCACATGAAAACAAATTTAAAATTTCAAACAAAGGGACTTCTAAATTTTGGATGTTGCTACAATAAGCTCGATCCTTTGCTCGATGTCAATATCAGCGAATTCGCAAAGAAGAACCCGCTTGCCTTTAATCAATTTGCTCTGACTCTTGCCACTCGTGGTCACTGTGTCATGGACTTAGAAGAATTTCGCCTTAAAAGAACAGTTAAGAAGTATCGCTATGGACTTCATCTGTTTCTCTTAGAGCATGAGCAAACAGGTGACTTTCTCTCCGTTGGAGAAGCTCACGTAAAGCTCTACAAGGGACCTTTTAGTGATTACTTACGTTCAAAATATAAAGAAATTGGACTCACTTGCTCTTACGATGAAGAGTACATTAATCATTTTCTTGAAAGAGAAGACATAAAAGAAACTTTAGAAGAGATGTTTCTTTGCAATGTTATTCGTTGGCAAATTGGTCGAGTCGTTGAATTTTACTTACTCATAGATCGTGCTCTATATTTACAAGAACACGATCAAGAAGTTGAATTAAAACAATTTTTTGATGAAGTCGTCTCACCTAGAAATATTGGTCTTTTCTCTCTAAGAAAAAGTGAACCTTCCTAG
- a CDS encoding 4'-phosphopantetheinyl transferase family protein: MTNNADFSNIKLMDIVYCIESKELLSTLPESFQGIKKTPVHDWSHFLSRKALSGALETINIQVKPEDVKIERHLHIENNQELLASLSHTDGHGVGLVVQKGDFISVGIDIELRERKVKEGINKFYFNDHDSLELQADPLLLWSLKEAAFKALSPYIETLQEKTFVLKDLWINDSHFGLVSNPSRALGMVDYAYELRADDLLLISFALLADVTID, translated from the coding sequence ATGACAAATAACGCAGACTTTAGCAATATAAAACTTATGGATATTGTATATTGTATTGAGTCAAAAGAATTACTTTCAACACTGCCAGAAAGCTTTCAGGGAATAAAGAAAACCCCTGTGCACGATTGGAGCCACTTTCTTTCGAGGAAGGCCCTTAGTGGTGCCCTTGAGACAATCAATATTCAAGTGAAACCAGAAGATGTTAAAATCGAGCGCCACCTTCACATTGAAAACAATCAAGAGCTACTTGCCTCACTCTCTCACACAGATGGTCATGGTGTAGGTCTCGTGGTTCAAAAAGGTGATTTCATCAGCGTTGGAATCGATATTGAACTTCGAGAAAGAAAAGTCAAAGAAGGTATCAATAAATTTTACTTTAATGACCACGACTCTCTCGAACTACAAGCAGACCCCCTTCTTCTATGGTCTCTAAAAGAGGCGGCGTTCAAAGCACTCTCTCCCTATATCGAAACCTTACAGGAGAAGACATTTGTCCTAAAAGACCTTTGGATTAACGACTCTCACTTTGGTCTGGTTTCCAACCCCTCTAGGGCCCTTGGAATGGTTGATTACGCCTACGAGCTTAGGGCAGATGATTTACTTCTCATTAGCTTTGCTCTCTTGGCCGATGTCACCATCGATTGA
- a CDS encoding YcgN family cysteine cluster protein — protein MIRDKFWEKYKLDELNQQEWEALCDGCGRCCLVKLEDEDTGEVHYTSISCRLLDPETCRCTNYEKRMTLVPGCMKLGPNSFEEFSYLPKTCAYRKLHEGEPLEPWHPLISGTQESVHKSGVSVAYKVFPENKVIVDDIQDFAIDFDDDLEEE, from the coding sequence GTGATAAGAGATAAATTTTGGGAAAAATATAAACTAGATGAACTAAACCAGCAGGAGTGGGAAGCTCTTTGCGATGGTTGTGGTCGCTGTTGTTTAGTAAAATTGGAAGATGAAGATACAGGAGAGGTACACTATACCTCGATTTCTTGTCGTCTACTTGATCCTGAGACTTGTCGATGTACAAATTATGAAAAGCGCATGACCCTCGTTCCTGGGTGTATGAAGCTTGGTCCAAATTCATTTGAAGAGTTCTCTTACCTTCCTAAGACTTGTGCTTATCGTAAATTGCATGAAGGTGAGCCACTTGAGCCTTGGCATCCTCTTATTTCAGGAACACAAGAAAGTGTTCATAAATCAGGTGTATCTGTCGCCTACAAAGTCTTTCCTGAAAACAAGGTGATTGTTGATGATATTCAAGACTTTGCAATTGATTTTGATGATGATCTTGAAGAGGAGTAA